From Hermetia illucens chromosome 6, iHerIll2.2.curated.20191125, whole genome shotgun sequence, one genomic window encodes:
- the LOC119658864 gene encoding protein sarah codes for MSHAQDECDDRLLPDENIFINPADGLSNQHPTLHELDSEDEEKEIDPDSFDDLPTSLIVTNIHSEVFTNDKLKADLEDLFRMFSENVTFQWLRSFKRLRVNFDTAIAAANARVQLHQYEFYKTSISCYFAQPVTPVSQRNLQPPPLTKQFLISPPASPPAGWEPREEMEPLVNHDLLAALANLTPGESCELHPQSEDQPGIIVHTALIPETPSEDSLTQKPKIVHTKCPERTS; via the coding sequence ATGTCACATGCACAGGATGAGTGCGACGACAGACTCTTACCAGATGAAAACATATTTATAAATCCAGCGGATGGGCTGTCGAATCAGCACCCGACGTTGCATGAACTTGATTCTGAAGACGAGGAGAAAGAAATCGATCCCGATTCCTTTGACGATTTGCCTACGTCTTTGATCGTCACAAATATCCATTCCGAAGTATTTACAAATGACAAATTAAAGGCGGACCTTGAAGACTTATTTCGAATGTTCTCCGAAAATGTAACTTTCCAATGGTTGAGGAGTTTTAAAAGATTACGGGTCAATTTTGACACTGCAATCGCCGCGGCTAATGCTAGGGTGCAACTGCATCAATATGAATTTTATAAAACCTCAATAAGTTGCTACTTTGCGCAGCCTGTAACTCCAGTTTCGCAGCGGAATCTTCAACCGCCTCCTCTCACTAAGCAGTTCTTAATATCGCCACCTGCTAGTCCACCGGCCGGATGGGAGCCGCGAGAAGAGATGGAACCTTTAGTTAATCATGATCTTTTGGCAGCTCTAGCGAATCTCACCCCAGGCGAAAGTTGTGAATTGCATCCACAGAGTGAAGACCAGCCTGGTATTATCGTGCATACAGCTTTAATTCCTGAAACCCCTTCGGAAGACTCTTTAACGCAAAAGCCAAAGATAGTACACACAAAATGTCCGGAACGAACATCATAA